From Erigeron canadensis isolate Cc75 chromosome 8, C_canadensis_v1, whole genome shotgun sequence, one genomic window encodes:
- the LOC122578517 gene encoding NAP1-related protein 2 produces the protein MVIGDKGKKPKIGDKPAEEEEQIDVELVQSIEKLQEIQDELEKINEEASEKVLEVEQKYNEVRKPVYDKRNDIIKSIPDFWLTAFLSHPALSDLLNEEDQKIFKHLTSLEVEDSKDVKSGYSITFNFSPNPYFEDTKLTKTITFLDEGTTKITATSIKWKEGMGHPNGVSHEKNGNKRPHEDDSFFSWFSGTHKKDELDEMHDGVAEMIKEDLWVNPLSYFNNDADEEDFGDDDDEEEDIGTDDSEEDDDDDQEN, from the exons ATGGTGATTGGTGATAAAGGAAAGAAACCCAAGATTGGCGATAAGCCTgctgaagaagaagaacaaatTGATGTTGAGCTTGTTCAATCTATTGAAAAATTGCAAGAAATCCAAGATGAACTCGAAAAG ATCAATGAGGAGGCTAGTGAAAAAGTATTGGAAGTCGAGCAGAAGTATAACGAGGTCCGGAAGCCAGTGTATGACAAGCGAAATGATATCATCAAATCAATTCCTGACTTTTGGTTGACTGCT TTCCTGAGTCACCCTGCTCTCTCTGATCTTTTGAACGAAGAAGACCAAAag ATATTCAAGCATCTAACTTCTCTTGAAGTTGAAGATTCTAAAGATGTGAAGTCGGGTTACTCGATCACATTT AACTTCAGTCCCAACCCTTACTTTGAGGATACAAAGCTCACAAAGACCATCACTTTCCTTGACGAGGGAACTACAAAAATCACTGCTACATCGATTAAGTGGAAAGAAGGCATG GGGCACCCAAATGGAGTTTCACATGAGAAGAACGGAAACAAGCGGCCCCATGAGGATGACAG CTTCTTTAGCTGGTTCAGTGGAACCCACAAGAAAGATGAGCTGGATGAAATGCATGATGGT GTTGCTGAAATGATTAAAGAGGATTTATGGGTTAATCCTTTATCATACTTCAACAAT GATGCTGACGAAGAAGActttggtgatgatgatgatgaagaggag GACATTGGCACAGATGACtcagaagaagatgatgatgatgatcaagaGAACTGA
- the LOC122579992 gene encoding probable methyltransferase PMT2 — protein MKTKGNPGDNRTRRSFSLFVVFGLCCFFYLLGAWQRSGFGKGDSIAHEITKKADCSIISNLNIETHHGVGVKNSDELRSESKVFQPCDDRFIDYTPCHDQTRAAFFTKEKLIYLERHCPPDNEKLHCLIPAPSGYVTPFPWPKSRDYVPYANAPYKSLTNEKAGQKWIHYEGDVFRFPGGAGEDSQGADEYIDQIASVIPMSNGMVRTVLDTGCGAGSFGAYLFKKNVITMSFAPKDSQEAQVRFALERGVPAFIGVLGTIKPPFPSRSFDMAHCSWCSTPWTLNDGKYMMEVDRVLRPGGYWVLSGPPINWKAKYKTWQHSKEELEKRQRKVEEIAKLLCWEKKHEKGEMAVWRKRVNPDHCQERKSHVTLCEPTSVDDIWNKEMAACVTPYPKTSNKDEVAGGELKPFPQRLNEVPPSISRGSINGISAESFEEDSKSWIKHLNAYKSVNKIIGTGRYRNIMDMNAGLGSFAAALESPRSWVMNVMPTIADKDTLGVIYERGLIGIYHDWCEAFSTYPRTYDLIHAHGLFSLYKEKCSYEDILLEMDRILRPEGTVIIRDHEIEVLKVKKIASGMRWNTKMVDHEDGPLISEKILFVVKQYWVGGKFNSTSSR, from the exons ATGAAAACCAAAGGGAATCCAGGAGACAACAGGACTAGAAGATCTTTTTCGTTATTTGTAGTATTTGGTTTGTGTTGTTTCTTCTATCTTTTAGGTGCATGGCAAAGAAGTGGTTTTGGTAAAGGAGATAGCATAGCtcatgaaataactaaaaaagcCGACTGTAGTATCATATCAAATCTGAATATCGAGACCCACCATGGAGTTGGAGTAAAAAATTCTGACGAGTTACGTTCGGAGAGTAAGGTTTTTCAGCCATGTGATGATCGGTTCATTGATTACACACCTTGCCATGATCAAACACGCGCAGCATTTTTCACTAAAGAAAAGTTAATCTATCTGGAGAGACACTGTCCTCCTGATAACGAGAAATTACACTGTCTTATTCCTGCCCCAAGTGGTTATGTGACCCCGTTTCCATGGCCTAAAAGCCGTGATTATGTTCCGTATGCCAATGCACCTTATAAGAGTCTGACAAATGAAAAGGCCGGTCAGAAATGGATACACTATGAAGGTGATGTTTTTAGGTTCCCAGGTGGAGCGGGAGAAGATTCTCAAGGGGCTGATGAATATATTGATCAAATAGCATCTGTCATTCCAATGAGCAATGGAATGGTTAGAACTGTTTTGGACACTGGCTGTGGG GCTGGAAGTTTTGGTGCATACCTATTCAAGAAAAATGTTATAACCATGTCATTTGCACCAAAAGACTCACAAGAGGCACAAGTTCGGTTTGCTCTCGAAAGAGGTGTCCCAGCATTTATAGGTGTTCTTGGTACTATAAAGCCTCCATTTCCTTCAAGATCTTTTGACATGGCTCACTGTTCTTGGTGCTCGACCCCATGGACCCTAAACG ATGGGAAATACATGATGGAAGTGGATCGAGTTTTGAGACCGGGTGGCTATTGGGTGCTTTCTGGTCCTCCCATTAATTGGAAGGCCAAGTATAAAACATGGCAGCATTCAAAGGAAGAACTCGAAAAGCGCCAAAGAAAAGTCGAGGAGATTGCTAAACTTCTTTGCTGGGAGAAGAAACACGAGAAAGGTGAAATGGCGGTTTGGAGGAAGAGAGTAAATCCAGATCATTGTCAAGAAAGAAAGTCTCATGTTACCTTGTGTGAACCAACAAGTGTTGACGATATCTG GAACAAGGAGATGGCAGCATGTGTAACCCCTTACCCGAAGACAAGTAATAAAGATGAGGTTGCTGGTGGTGAACTAAAACCGTTCCCACAGAGACTCAATGAAGTTCCTCCAAGTATTTCGAGAGGATCCATTAATGGAATCTCTGCTGAATCATTTGAAGAGGACAGTAAATCATGGATCAAACATTTGAACGCTTATAAAAGTGTGAATAAGATTATTGGTACAGGACGTTATCGTAATATTATGGATATGAATGCGGGACTTGGAAGTTTTGCTGCTGCACTTGAGTCTCCTAGATCTTGGGTTATGAATGTGATGCCTACCATAGCTGATAAAGATACTCTTGGTGTTATCTATGAGCGAGGCTTGATTGGAATTTACCATGACTG GTGTGAAGCATTCTCTACATACCCTAGGACATATGACCTAATTCACGCTCACGGTCTTTTCAGCTTGTACAAAGAAAA GTGTAGCTACGAAGACATTCTATTAGAAATGGATAGGATTTTACGACCTGAAGGTACTGTTATAATCCGTGACCATGAGATTGAAGTgcttaaagtgaaaaaaatcGCGTCTGGGATGAGATGGAACACAAAAATGGTGGATCATGAAGATGGCCCTCTGATTTCTGAAAAGATACTCTTTGTAGTCAAACAATATTGGGTCGGTGGAAAATTCAACTCAACATCTTCGAGATGA